A genomic segment from Corylus avellana chromosome ca5, CavTom2PMs-1.0 encodes:
- the LOC132181539 gene encoding uncharacterized protein LOC132181539, producing the protein MGFSDFISEQGLMDLPLVGGVCTWSVSQDPPLWSRIDWFLVSPELEAWFPGVRQKRLPRLCSDHFPIMLELGEISQEKRPFRFENMWLKEEGFVALVKQWWDSYEFQGTPNFVLVRKLKALKLNLKTWNEEVFGNIERNKRTLLEDLRVFDEHEESRALNVEELARKAEVVQELEKCTLMEEISWRQKSRVSWLKEGDKCTKFFHSIANSNRRYNSIENLMIGDNLSSNQDEISEHIVDFYQKLFAEQRSWRPLVDGISLDSISEGEASWLEREFEEEEVRKVVFKMNGNKASGPDGFLWHSSKLVGMW; encoded by the coding sequence ATGGGTTTCTCAGATTTTATTTCTGAACAAGGGCTTATGGACCTTCCCCTTGTAGGGGGTGTTTGTACTTGGTCGGTCTCTCAAGACCCTCCGCTATGGTCTAGGATTGATTGGTTTCTTGTTTCTCCAGAGTTAGAAGCCTGGTTTCCAGGGGTGAGGCAGAAAAGGCTTCCACGTCTTTGCTCGGATCATTTCCCAATTATGCTTGAGTTGGGGGAGATTTCCCAGGAGAAAAGGCCTTTcaggtttgagaatatgtggcttaaagagGAAGGGTTTGTTGCcttagtgaaacaatggtgggattctTATGAGTTCCAAGGTACGCCGAACTTTGTTCTTGTTCGCAAACTCAAGGCCTTGAAGCTGAATTTGAAGacttggaatgaggaggtgtttggtaaCATTGAGAGGAATAAGAGGACTCTTCTTGAAGATCTTCGGGTGTTTGATGAGCACGAAGAAAGTAGGGCGTTGAATGTGGAGGAATTAGCGAGGAAGGCCGAGGTTGTTCAAGAATTAGAGAAGTGTACTCTTATGGAGGAGATAAGTTGGAGACAGAAATCGAGGGTGTCTTGGTTAAAGGAAGGGGACAAGTGcactaaattctttcattccatagccaactctaatagaagGTATAATTCGATAGAGAATCTTATGATTggggataatctttcttcaaatcagGATGAGATTAGTGAGCACATTGTGGATTTCTACCAAAAGCTCTTTGCTGAACAACGCAGTTGGAGGCCTTTGGTAGATGGTATCTCCTTGGATTCCATCTCGGAGGGAGAGGCCAGCTGGTTGGAGAGAGagtttgaagaggaagaggttagAAAGGTCGTGTTTAAGATGAATGGCAACAAGGCTTCGGGCCCCGATGGTTTTCTATGGcattcttccaagcttgttgggatgtgGTGA
- the LOC132180884 gene encoding small ribosomal subunit protein mS80 (rPPR6)-like — MWRSVVARAALSRQAAARSFCATQNPKVLSSSKTLTQADFDSHLTEAGQSSVGFGENGDTQLEIFSDGVEIPGVLDRDAQLDSSASGDDVFGDSEQSVHAQWDSFATEGENSDDQIETVASGDGEGEVFEIDMEQLESLLSLLQSSVDGSLESSLDVMGLTLHEEFVVKVLETPVVLGENLIRFFKWGMKEKPEFKVTTRVVYALAHAVCSNLKRKDAYALWDLIKEIGEKENGLLNVEILNELIALLSKLGKGKAALEVFNKFGDFGCVPNVDTYYFTIEALCRRSIFDWAWSVCEKMLGAGSLPENEKVGKIISWFCKGRDAKDAHSVYLLAKEKNQYPPRSSVNFLISSLCRKDETVKLALEILDDFSGEARKYAIKPFSTVIHGLCRMRDVDGAKQLLSKMIAEGPPPGNAVFNLVINGYSKAGDLGEAIEIKKLMESRGLKPDVYTYTVILSGYANGGQMEEACEVFLEAKKNHSKLSPVTYHTLIRGYCKLEEFDKALKLLGEMNDFGVQPNVDEYNKLIQSLCLKALDWETAEKLLEEMKEKGLYLNGITRGLVRAVKEMEEEELVLG; from the coding sequence ATGTGGAGGTCAGTGGTGGCAAGAGCTGCTCTCTCAAGACAGGCAGCAGCACGGAGCTTCTGTGCAACCCAAAACCCCAAGGTACTTTCTTCCTCTAAAACCCTTACACAAGCTGATTTTGACTCACATCTCACTGAAGCGGGGCAGTCTTCAGTGGGTTTTGGCGAAAATGGTGATACCCAGTTGGAGATTTTTTCCGATGGAGTTGAGATTCCTGGGGTTTTAGATAGGGATGCCCAGTTGGATAGTTCTGCCTCTGGGGATGACGTTTTTGGGGACTCAGAGCAATCTGTTCATGCTCAGTGGGATAGTTTTGCCACTGAGGGTGAAAATAGTGATGATCAGATTGAAACTGTTGCCTCTGGGGATGGAGAGGGGGAGGTTTTCGAGATTGATATGGAGCAGTTGGAGAGTTTGTTGTCTCTACTACAAAGTAGTGTTGATGGGTCTTTGGAGTCAAGTCTTGATGTCATGGGTTTGACTCTACATGAGGAGTTTGTGGTGAAAGTGCTTGAAACCCCAGTTGTTTTGGGGGAGAATTTGATTAGATTTTTCAAGTGGGGTATGAAGGAGAAACCCGAGTTTAAGGTAACTACCCGTGTCGTGTATGCCCTTGCTCACGCTGTATGTAGTAATCTTAAGAGGAAAGATGCATATGCTTTGTGGGATTTGATTAAGGAGATAGGTGAGAAGGAGAATGGTTTATTGAATGTGGAGATTCTCAATGAGTTGATAGCTTTGCTTTCGAAGTTGGGTAAAGGGAAGGCAGCATTAGAGGTGTTTAACAAGTTCGGGGATTTTGGGTGTGTCCCAAATGTTGATACATATTATTTCACGATTGAAGCACTGTGTAGACGATCAATTTTTGATTGGGCTTGGTCTGTTTGTGAGAAGATGCTCGGTGCAGGAAGCTTGCCTGAGAATGAGAAAGTTGGTAAGATCATATCTTGGTTTTGTAAGGGGAGAGATGCTAAGGATGCCCATTCGGTTTATTTGTTGGCGAAGGAAAAGAACCAGTACCCTCCTCGCtcttctgttaattttttgatCAGTTCGCTCTGTAGGAAGGATGAAACTGTGAAATTAGCTTTGGAAATTTTGGATGACTTTTCCGGAGAAGCACGGAAATATGCGATTAAGCCATTTTCCACTGTGATTCATGGTTTGTGCAGGATGAGAGATGTCGATGGGGCAAAACAGTTGCTTTCTAAGATGATTGCAGAGGGCCCGCCCCCGGGAAATGCAGTTTTCAATTTGGTTATCAATGGCTATTCCAAGGCTGGAGATTTGGGAGAGGCTATAGAGATTAAGAAGCTGATGGAGAGTAGGGGATTAAAACCAGATGTGTACACTTATACTGTTATATTGAGTGGTTACGCAAATGGTGGTCAGATGGAGGAGGCCTGTGAAGTCTTTTTAGAGGCAAAAAAGAATCATTCTAAGCTGAGCCCTGTGACATACCATACTCTCATTCGTGGGTATTGTAAACTTGAAGAGTTTGACAAGGCTTTGAAGTTGTTGGGTGAGATGAATGATTTCGGGGTTCAACCTAATGTTGATGAATACAATAAGTTGATCCAATCTCTTTGCCTTAAGGCTTTAGATTGGGAAACAGCAGAGAAGCTGCTagaggaaatgaaagaaaagggTTTGTATCTCAATGGGATCACAAGGGGTCTTGTAAGAGCAGTCAAGGAGATGGAAGAGGAGGAGCTGGTGCTGGGTTAA
- the LOC132180999 gene encoding ribosome biogenesis protein BOP1 homolog translates to MSNEVLGKDSIEVEFNDNVGVVNSDDGSESDHAQECQSDSSELHQGVEESDSSEDEVTPRNTIGDVPLKWYQDEAHIGYDLAGKKIKKKERQDKLDSFLATADDSKNWLKVYDDYNDEEVEVTRQELKLVCRLLKGKAPHADFDPYAPYVDWFKWDDAKHPLSNAPEPKRRFIPSKWESKKVVKLVRAIRMGLIKFDKPKEEQRFYPLWRDDSSSTEKANHLAYIPAPKAKLPGHEESYNPSLEYIPTQEEINSYQLMYEEDRPKFIPKRYTSLKSIPAYDNVVKDIFERCLDLYLCPRVRKKRINVDPESLKPKLPCRRDLKPYPATCYLEYKGHKGAVMSISIEASGQWIASGSLDGTVCIWEVETGRCLRVWVVGEAVQCVAWNPLCELPILAVSAGQDVLLLDTGLGDGEEQKMIKDFLHVGTAKAPDDSGNKVSTVSWLQDDKHEGIRLRHFKTVSLVEWHRKGDYLSTVMPAGESRAVLIHQLSKKHTQRIPFKLHGLPVSAVFHPTRSIFFISTKKTVRVYDLREQKLIKKLETGLREVSSIAVHPGGDNVIVGSREGKLCWFDMDLSSQPYRILKCHPKDITNVAFHRTYPLFASCSDDCTAYVFHGTVYSDLNQNPLVVPLDILRGHASSNGRGVMDCKFHPKQPWLFTAGADSVIKLYCH, encoded by the exons ATGAGTAACGAAGTTCTCGGTAAAGATTCGATTGAAGTTGAATTCAACGACAATGTG GGTGTTGTCAACTCAGATGATGGCTCAGAGAGTGATCACGCGCAAGAATGTCAAAGTGATAGCTCTGAACTCCATCAAGGAGTTGAAGAGAGTGATTCATCTGAAGACGAG GTGACTCCTCGAAATACAATTGGAGATGTTCCCTTGAAGTGGTATCAGGATGAGGCACATATTGGCTATGATCTTGCTGggaagaagataaagaagaaagaaagacaagaTAAATTAGATTCGTTTCTTGCAACTGCTGATGACTCTAAAAATTG GCTCAAGGTCTATGATGATTATAATGATGAGGAAGTAGAGGTAACACGACAAGAGCTCAAACTTGTTTGTAGATTGCTCAAAGGAAAGGCACCACATGCTGACTTTGATCCTTATGCG CCTTATGTTGATTGGTTTAAATGGGATGATGCCAAGCATCCACTCTCAAATGCACCAGAGCCGAAGAGGCGGTTCATTCCTTCAAAATGGGAAAGTAAGAAG GTTGTTAAGCTTGTTAGAGCAATACGCATGGGTTTAATAAAGTTTGACAAGCCAAAAGAAGAACAACGTTTCTATCCCTTGTGGAGAGATGATTCCAGCTCAACAGAAAAGGCTAATCATTTAGCTTACATTCCTGCACCAAAGGCAAAATTGCCAG GCCATGAAGAATCGTACAACCCTTCTTTAGAATACATCCCAACACAAGAAGAGATCAATTCTTATCAGTTGATGTATGAGGAAGATCGTCCTAAGTTTATACCTAAAAGGTA TACATCTTTGAAAAGCATCCCAGCATATGATAATGTCGTTAAGGACATTTTTGAACGTTGTTTGGATCTATATTTGTGCCCTCGAGTTCGGAAAAAACGT ATTAATGTTGATCCTGAATCTTTGAAGCCCAAGTTACCTTGTCGAAGGGATCTTAAGCCTTACCCTGCCACATGCTATCTTGAGTACAAAGGTCACAAGGGTGCTGTTATGTCAATTTCTATTGAAGCTTCAGGGCAGTGGATTGCTTCAG GTTCACTTGATGGCACTGTGTGTATCTGGGAGGTTGAAACTGGTAGATGTCTTAGAGTCTGGGTTGTTGGTGAAGCAGTTCAGTGTGTAGCATGGAATCCTTTGTGTGAGCTTCCTATCTTAGCTGTCTCTGC GGGACAAGATGTACTTCTTTTGGACACTGGTCTTGGAGATGGTGAAGAACAGAAAATGATCAAGGACTTTCTCCATGTTGGGACAGCTAAAGCACCGGATGATTCAG GCAACAAAGTGTCAACTGTAAGTTGGCTCCAAGATGATAAGCATGAAGGAATCAGGTTAAGGCATTTTAAG ACTGTGTCTTTGGTAGAATGGCATCGTAAAGGAGACTACCTTTCAACAGTAATGCCAGCTG GTGAATCAAGAGCTGTTCTTATACACCAGCTCTCCAAGAAGCATACCCAAAGAATTCCTTTCAAGTTGCACGGACTTCCAGTTTCAGCAGTGTTCCATCCTACTCGTTCTATATTTTTCATCTCAACAAAGAAAACTGTTCGTGTTTATGATCTGCGGGAGcagaaactcatcaaaaagcTCGAGACTGGATTGCGTGAAGTCTCTTCCATTGCTGTTCATCCTGGGG GTGATAATGTAATTGTGGGGAGCAGAGAGGGAAAATTGTGTTGGTTTGACATGGACCTTTCATCTCAACCTTACAGAATTCTGAA GTGTCATCCAAAAGACATTACCAACGTGGCTTTCCATCGCACATATCCACTATTTGCTTCATGCTCTGATGATTGCACTGCATATGTTTTTCATGGCACGGTTTATTCGGATCTTAACCAGAATCCTTTGGTTGTCCCACTTGATATTCTCCGAGGACATGCAAGCTCAAATGGGAGAG GAGTAATGGATTGTAAGTTCCATCCCAAGCAACCCTGGTTATTCACCGCTGGTGCTGATTCAGTGATCAAACTTTACTGTCATTAA